In Candidatus Neomarinimicrobiota bacterium, a single window of DNA contains:
- a CDS encoding nucleoside deaminase — translation MRKHESRMAHALREAKIALDEGEVPVGAVIVKEGEIIARGHNRRESLTDPTAHAEILAITSAANQLEDWRLEGCTMYVTLEPCPMCAGAAVNAKLEMVIFGTRDADVGACGTVYDLLNGDNLIHKVRVLPDVLAEECKGILSEFFSAVRKKEKSDSN, via the coding sequence ATGAGAAAACATGAAAGCCGAATGGCGCACGCTCTCCGTGAAGCGAAAATCGCTCTTGACGAGGGAGAAGTTCCCGTCGGCGCTGTTATAGTCAAGGAGGGAGAAATTATCGCCCGTGGACATAACAGGAGAGAATCGCTCACCGACCCCACCGCACACGCAGAAATACTCGCTATCACTTCAGCCGCGAATCAGCTGGAAGACTGGCGACTGGAAGGATGCACGATGTACGTTACCCTTGAGCCATGTCCCATGTGCGCAGGAGCCGCCGTCAACGCGAAACTTGAAATGGTTATTTTCGGAACACGGGACGCCGATGTGGGAGCGTGCGGAACAGTGTATGATTTGCTAAACGGCGACAATCTGATTCATAAAGTCAGAGTGCTGCCGGATGTGCTTGCCGAAGAATGTAAAGGCATTCTCTCGGAATTTTTCTCTGCTGTCCGGAAGAAGGAAAAGAGCGATTCCAATTAA